CAGCCACGTCGAATAAATCCAGCGCGGCGTAAACTCTCATGCAAACGCGGTAATCGTCGGCTCCCCATATCGCGCGGGACCGGCGGTTAAGCAGATTAAGCGACTCCTGCATTTCGCCTTTGTCCAGCATCCCTTCGGCAACCCGCCACTGCATTTCGGGCGGCAGCAGCTTGCCGGCCAGCTCCGCGCCCCGGCTGTCGGGACCGAACATGCTTATCAGCTTTTCGTAATCCTTGACGCTGAACGGATTTTCCGTATCCTGCGTGATCAGCTTGAACACCCGCTCCGCAAAAGCCGGCTTGCCCGCCTTGATAAACCCCACGCTCATGGCGAGATACATTGTCCGCGGAAACACCTGCGCCTCAACCGCATGGAACAAATCCTCGACCGAATCCGCCTCGATGTAAAACCCGATAATATCGCGCGCCATATCGGGCGTAAACGCCTGATCCCTGAAAATCGCGCCCAAATCTCCCACCAGCGTAAAAGCCTGCGGCAATTTGCCGGCATGGGCAAGCTCCAGCGCGTATGCCAGCACCGCGGCGCGCGGAATTTTTTCATCCTCCGCCAGCTTGTCGCTGGCATTGGCGTTTGCATAAAGCGAGATGACTTCCTGTTCGCCAAACATGTCCGGGATATAGGCGGTTTTCACCGCGCCCTTGAACTGTTCGAATACGGCCAGCGCCTGCGCGTGAGCGCCCCTGGCCGCCAGTTCCTTCACGGCGAACCGCAGAAACACGGGCGGCAGATTTTCTTTAAGCAGCTCTTCCGTGTTTTCGAAAAGAGAATAGACCTGCTCCGGCGCCAGCGCCGCGGCGTTGCCGCCCAGCTTGCGCAGTTTCCTGAAAAACGCCAGCGCCTCCGCCCGGTGGCCGTTGGCCAGCAGCGTAGTGATTTTATTTACGGCTATTGATTCGTATCTTCTGCGAAGAATGGCTTTCGCCTTAAACGCGCCGTAGCCGCCGCCAAGGCCCAGTATCAGCGCCAGAAACAGCGCCAGCCCTTTGATTCCTTTGACATAAGCGGCATGAGATTTGCGGATCATTTCTTCCACTTCGGCGGTCGGTTTCACTTCTTCGGCTTTTTTAAAAACCTCATGCGCCTTGCGTTTGCCGTATATGGGGACAAGCGCGGTGTTGTACAATGACATGCCCTGTTCGAAAAACCTGCCGTATTTCTCGTCCTGCACCATACGGTCGTATTCCCACGGCGAATACCAGACGTTGGCCCTGGCGTCTTCTCCGCCCGCGGCCAGATATTTCCCGTCCGTGGAGAACGCCACGCAGTAAACGCCTTTTTTATCCAGATTGTACGACTGCGTGAGCGAATTGCGTTTCGTCAGCCACACCCGCACAAGCGCTTTCTCGCCGCCGCCGGCCAGGAACTTGCCGTCCGGCGAAAACGCCAGCGCGAACACGGCCGTTTTTCCGCTGCCGGCCAGCTTCTGCAACAAGCCCATGTCGGGCAGCTGCCACTCTTTTATGTCGTTATCGCCGCCGGAAGTGACCAGCGTGTTGTCATCCGGATCGAACGCCAGCGAATAAACGAACCGCTCGTGCGCCGCAAATGTTTTCACGGGCCTGAAGGTGCCCGCTTCCCACACCTGCACCGACCCGTCGGCCAGCCCCGCCGCGATATACTTGCCGGAAAACCCCACGCAAAACACTTCCGCGTTAAACCTGAAACTTTTAACCAGCTCAAACCCGGAGCGCGACCATATTTTCACGGAATCGTCAGTAGCGGCCGCCAGATACTGCCCGTCCGGCGAAAACGCCAGCGAAAACACCGCCTTGCTGGCGGCCTCCAGCGTACGGCTGAGAGAAAAACTGTCAGTATTCCAGATCGAGATCCTGCTGCTGCGCCCGCCCGCAACCAGATATTTTCCCTTGGGATCGAACACCAGCGCCGAAATCGCGCCGAACGCCGGCAGCGCGTATTTTTCCTTTCCTGAATTCAAGTCCCACAGCCGGACCGTGGCGTCCTTTCCGCCCGCGGCAACCAGTTCCTCGGAGGGAGAAAAAGCAACCGCCCATATATCCGATTTAGGGGTCGTGAAAGAGCGTGCCAGTATATTCGCGGCAACCCCCGCATGACAGCATGCTGCCAGCAAAAGCAAAAACAGTAATGGTTTTCTCATTTTTGAAATATAACGCCGCGCCCGCGCAATCCTCCGCATACCCGTGCGCGAAAAAGCCCTGTTATAGAAGGTATTATACATTAATTTATAGTAAAATATGAGCATGGCGAAAAATCTGGGAGTTTTCATAAAATACGCCCGGGTGCAGACGGCTGTCCACCCCGGAATTAAAGAAGATGATATCCTTGCCTTTTTTGAAAACCTTTCCACCCTGCTCAATTCAGGCGTTGCGCTGATGCGCGCCATCGCGCTGGCGATCGAGCAGTGCGAAAGCCAGAAACTGGTCAAAGTGCTGCGGGAAGTTTCAAAAAAAGTGGCCGGCGGCAAAGCGCTTTACGACTCGATGTCCGAATATCCGAACATTTTCGCATTCCAGTGGCTGCAGGTTATCCGTACCGGGGAACAGAGCGGCCAGCTGGGCCGGCTGCTCATCCAGCTCAACACCAGCATAAAAAAAAGCAGCGCGATAACCGGCAAGGTGAAATCTGCGCTGATTTATCCGGCAATCATGCTGTGCGTCGCCATCGCCGCCATTTTCATCATGCTGTGGAAAGTCATTCCGACCTTCGCCAAAATGTTCGAGGATTCCGGGCAGAAGCTCCCCGCCATAACGCAGTTTATGG
This DNA window, taken from Elusimicrobiaceae bacterium, encodes the following:
- a CDS encoding protein kinase, which codes for MRKPLLFLLLLAACCHAGVAANILARSFTTPKSDIWAVAFSPSEELVAAGGKDATVRLWDLNSGKEKYALPAFGAISALVFDPKGKYLVAGGRSSRISIWNTDSFSLSRTLEAASKAVFSLAFSPDGQYLAAATDDSVKIWSRSGFELVKSFRFNAEVFCVGFSGKYIAAGLADGSVQVWEAGTFRPVKTFAAHERFVYSLAFDPDDNTLVTSGGDNDIKEWQLPDMGLLQKLAGSGKTAVFALAFSPDGKFLAGGGEKALVRVWLTKRNSLTQSYNLDKKGVYCVAFSTDGKYLAAGGEDARANVWYSPWEYDRMVQDEKYGRFFEQGMSLYNTALVPIYGKRKAHEVFKKAEEVKPTAEVEEMIRKSHAAYVKGIKGLALFLALILGLGGGYGAFKAKAILRRRYESIAVNKITTLLANGHRAEALAFFRKLRKLGGNAAALAPEQVYSLFENTEELLKENLPPVFLRFAVKELAARGAHAQALAVFEQFKGAVKTAYIPDMFGEQEVISLYANANASDKLAEDEKIPRAAVLAYALELAHAGKLPQAFTLVGDLGAIFRDQAFTPDMARDIIGFYIEADSVEDLFHAVEAQVFPRTMYLAMSVGFIKAGKPAFAERVFKLITQDTENPFSVKDYEKLISMFGPDSRGAELAGKLLPPEMQWRVAEGMLDKGEMQESLNLLNRRSRAIWGADDYRVCMRVYAALDLFDVAEEMVEQVRLEKTSADLPGFFYEFARCCENKGFFDRAYAIYRELIKAHVAYADIADRYRSVRKKLGLEEHPTTSRSQNADFQPAAAEAAGGAEAAARNAGQPEAAGRNEAAVAVYAAPADTPRTVSARAKPMAKAARLDLDAEMINLLKDGKLELVGELGKGGMGIVYKVFDKSLNRNVAVKRMKEEMSLSKKDSEKFSNEARMVARLNHPNIVIVYEIIEKHDNMFILFEYIDGKSMERILDDSPEGLSVKDTVRIIEQVCNGLAYAHKHNVIHRDLKPSNIMLAKDGLVKITDFGIARMAKDTIIRLTGASTGTLAYMAPEQELGTFDARSDVFSLGVVMYEMLTGEHPFRGPNFYLQKEKMVYKPLSDILPDIPKGLELIINKCLAADPNMRFSSVDELLKELVGVPV